One window of the Peptacetobacter hiranonis genome contains the following:
- a CDS encoding ABC transporter ATP-binding protein, translating into MLKEFVQYYKPYKKLFILDMICAFSASMCNLLYPIMTRNIMDDIIPNKKIDLLFIFAAILIVIFIAKAGFNYFMQYWGHVVGVRMQADMRSVVFRHLQKLPNKYFDENKSGVTMSRIVNDLMDITELAHHGPEDLFISLVTILGSFVILMGIDIPLTLIIFAVLPFAVWFVARKKDKMGNAFMKARVKVGEVNATLENSIAGMKVTKSFCTEDEELEKFDKINNIFKDAREESYKAMAEYFSGMNFFMDLLEWIAMILGGYYTYVGRITIGDFAAYILYVKMFIEPMKKLVNFTEQYQNGMTGFKRFKEIMDEEIQEEAKNPKELKNVKGNIEIENASFTYEDENEVISDLSLSIEAGKTIALVGPSGGGKTTLCSLIPRFYELDSGDIKIDGNSIKDVSLRSLRKNIGVVQQDVFLFTGTIRDNIICGNPEATEEEMIEAAKKARIHDFVMTLPEKYDTYIGERGVKLSGGQKQRISISRIFLKNPPIIILDEATSALDNVTEREIQASLEELSKDRTNIVVAHRLSTIKNADEIIVITEGKISERGTHDELIKAGGIYATLHSK; encoded by the coding sequence ATGTTAAAAGAATTTGTTCAATATTACAAACCGTATAAAAAACTATTTATACTCGATATGATTTGCGCTTTTTCAGCGTCAATGTGCAATCTTTTATATCCAATTATGACGAGAAACATAATGGACGATATCATACCTAATAAAAAAATTGATCTATTATTTATATTTGCAGCTATTCTTATAGTTATATTTATAGCTAAAGCAGGATTTAACTACTTCATGCAGTATTGGGGACATGTTGTAGGGGTTAGAATGCAGGCAGATATGAGAAGTGTTGTTTTTAGACATCTTCAGAAATTACCTAATAAATATTTCGACGAAAATAAATCTGGTGTTACAATGTCTAGAATAGTAAACGACCTTATGGACATAACAGAACTTGCACACCATGGACCAGAGGATTTATTTATATCGCTGGTAACAATCCTAGGTTCATTTGTAATTTTAATGGGAATAGACATTCCATTAACGCTTATAATATTTGCAGTACTTCCATTTGCGGTTTGGTTTGTTGCACGCAAAAAGGACAAAATGGGTAATGCTTTTATGAAAGCTAGAGTAAAAGTAGGGGAGGTAAATGCTACCCTAGAAAACAGTATAGCTGGTATGAAAGTTACAAAATCATTCTGTACAGAAGATGAAGAACTTGAAAAATTTGACAAAATAAATAATATATTCAAGGATGCTAGAGAAGAATCTTATAAGGCTATGGCTGAATATTTCTCTGGTATGAACTTCTTTATGGATTTATTAGAATGGATAGCTATGATACTAGGTGGATACTACACTTATGTAGGTAGAATAACTATTGGAGATTTTGCAGCATATATTTTATATGTAAAAATGTTCATAGAGCCTATGAAAAAGCTTGTAAACTTTACAGAACAGTACCAGAATGGTATGACAGGATTTAAACGTTTCAAAGAAATAATGGATGAAGAAATTCAGGAAGAAGCTAAAAATCCTAAAGAACTTAAAAATGTAAAAGGAAATATAGAAATAGAAAATGCTTCATTCACATATGAAGATGAAAATGAAGTAATAAGTGATTTAAGTCTATCTATTGAAGCTGGAAAAACTATAGCATTAGTTGGACCATCAGGTGGAGGAAAAACTACGCTTTGTAGTTTAATACCTAGATTCTATGAATTAGATTCTGGAGATATAAAAATAGATGGAAATAGCATAAAAGATGTGAGCCTAAGATCACTTAGAAAAAATATAGGAGTTGTTCAGCAGGATGTGTTCTTATTTACAGGAACAATCAGAGACAATATAATTTGCGGAAATCCAGAAGCTACAGAAGAAGAAATGATAGAAGCAGCTAAAAAAGCTAGAATACACGACTTTGTAATGACTTTACCTGAAAAATACGATACGTATATAGGTGAAAGAGGTGTTAAGTTATCTGGAGGACAGAAACAGAGAATATCTATATCTAGAATATTCTTAAAAAATCCACCAATTATAATACTTGATGAGGCTACTTCAGCCCTTGATAATGTTACAGAAAGAGAAATACAGGCATCTCTTGAAGAACTAAGCAAGGATAGAACAAATATAGTAGTAGCTCATAGACTTTCTACAATAAAAAATGCAGATGAGATAATAGTAATAACAGAAGGAAAAATTTCTGAAAGAGGAACACATGATGAACTTATAAAAGCTGGAGGAATATATGCTACTCTTCACAGCAAATAA
- a CDS encoding TetR/AcrR family transcriptional regulator yields the protein MKDSEVNQLKDHIIKTASGLFIKYGYGKTTIRQIAESSGLGRGHLYYYFKKKEDILLYLYKELLEKIYGTIAEKKIKENDIIANYIISQYIYTHAIATSEKVFRLYIEASNVRSIRKEYINILLGLFKEKLVESDYNFNDKDLYMSIAMGCAGECELLNQYYEGILNVDLDDIIINVVKTRFALLNVNEHIDIDKIIQEAKEFKDDMNLEEVVNNVVESSDLI from the coding sequence ATGAAGGATTCAGAAGTTAATCAGCTAAAAGATCACATAATAAAAACTGCATCAGGACTTTTTATAAAATATGGATATGGTAAGACTACAATAAGACAGATTGCAGAGTCTTCTGGGCTTGGAAGAGGACATTTATATTACTATTTCAAGAAAAAAGAAGACATACTACTGTATTTATATAAGGAATTACTAGAAAAAATATATGGAACAATAGCAGAGAAAAAAATAAAAGAAAATGATATAATTGCAAACTATATTATCAGTCAGTATATATATACTCATGCTATAGCCACTTCAGAAAAAGTGTTTAGACTTTATATTGAGGCTTCAAATGTAAGGTCTATAAGAAAAGAATATATAAACATACTACTTGGGTTATTTAAGGAAAAATTAGTGGAAAGTGACTATAATTTTAATGATAAAGATTTATATATGAGTATTGCCATGGGATGTGCTGGTGAATGTGAATTATTAAATCAGTACTATGAAGGAATACTAAATGTAGATTTAGACGATATTATAATAAATGTCGTTAAAACTAGATTTGCTCTTTTAAATGTAAATGAGCATATAGACATAGACAAGATAATACAAGAAGCAAAAGAATTTAAGGATGATATGAACCTTGAAGAAGTAGTAAACAATGTAGTGGAATCGAGTGATTTAATATAA
- the coaE gene encoding dephospho-CoA kinase (Dephospho-CoA kinase (CoaE) performs the final step in coenzyme A biosynthesis.) encodes MLRIGLTGSIGCGKSSLSNILKKYNIPIIDADIKGREIYEDKELLKAIEDAFGNSVINKDGTLNRKNLGKIVFSDDDKLEKLNSLTHPVIRRMINEDLDEYEKRGEKMAVIDAALLLEAGFMSMLDTIIVVTCSEPVQLQRVILRDNCSEEDAMGRIKSQMPQEEKVKYAEFVVDNSGTLDQLAEEADELIRKLEEKIEK; translated from the coding sequence ATGTTAAGAATAGGACTTACAGGAAGCATAGGTTGTGGTAAAAGTAGTCTTTCTAATATATTGAAAAAATACAATATACCTATAATCGATGCTGATATAAAAGGACGAGAAATATATGAAGATAAAGAATTACTAAAGGCTATTGAAGATGCCTTTGGTAATTCGGTAATTAATAAAGATGGTACTCTAAATAGGAAAAATCTTGGAAAAATAGTTTTTAGTGATGATGATAAACTAGAAAAATTAAATAGTCTAACTCATCCAGTTATAAGAAGAATGATAAATGAAGATCTTGATGAATATGAAAAAAGAGGAGAAAAAATGGCTGTAATCGATGCTGCACTTCTACTAGAAGCAGGATTTATGAGCATGTTAGATACTATAATAGTTGTTACTTGCTCTGAGCCTGTCCAGTTACAGAGGGTTATTCTTAGAGATAATTGCAGTGAAGAAGATGCTATGGGTAGAATAAAATCACAGATGCCTCAAGAAGAAAAGGTAAAATATGCTGAATTTGTTGTAGATAATTCAGGAACTTTAGATCAGCTAGCTGAAGAAGCAGATGAGTTGATTAGAAAGCTAGAGGAAAAAATTGAAAAATAA
- a CDS encoding efflux RND transporter permease subunit translates to MKKIADKIAKHSKIILLIAFLLLIPSVMGYINTDINYDILSYLPEDVSTMKAEKIMKEDFNCGSLAMLEIENMPDKDVAKIKEKVEKVEGVEEVIWKDSFIDITFPNEMIPKDMRDMLYSGDATMMIVKLKEGTADELTMKAVDTIRGITGRQAFLSGMSGIIKDTKDLSDKEMPLYVVAAGILTMIVLLLTMEYTAIPFVFLTNIAIAIIYNFGTNIIFGEISYITKALCAILQLGVTMDYSIFLLHRYDEELLNTDNREEAMANAITNTFTSISGSSLTTVAGFIALCAMDLALGKDIGIVMAKGVVLGVLTTVTVLPALILTFDKIIHNHRHKTILTSFEKTSDFVIRNYKKLTVLFLVLMIPAIYGNNNAKVYYNLDETLPDDLPSIVATNKMKKDFDMNSTDMIFVKDSLDSYKVDQMVSEIEKVDGVNSVVALEKVVGSGFVQDIIPDSMLSEVKAGGYEQIMINSKYRAATKECGAQIRELNKIVKKYDPDGLIGGEAPLTEDLIRIADTDFKKVSAVSIIAIFAIIAFVFKSASIPVLLVAAIEGAIFANLGIPYYTGTVLPFIASIVLGTIQLGATVDYAILLTSRFKEELGNGYDKYEAMKIAIQKCGRSIVTSGFSFFSSTIGVGIISKLEMISSLCSLMARGAIISMFVILFMLPGLLLISEKLIEKTSKDFIPKN, encoded by the coding sequence ATGAAAAAGATTGCTGACAAGATAGCAAAACATAGTAAAATCATTCTTTTGATAGCATTTTTACTTTTGATACCGTCAGTTATGGGATATATCAATACAGATATAAACTACGATATACTTAGTTATCTACCAGAAGATGTATCTACTATGAAAGCAGAAAAAATAATGAAAGAAGATTTTAACTGCGGATCTTTGGCTATGTTGGAAATTGAAAATATGCCAGATAAAGATGTAGCCAAAATTAAAGAAAAAGTCGAAAAGGTAGAGGGTGTAGAAGAAGTTATTTGGAAGGACAGTTTTATAGACATAACATTCCCCAATGAAATGATACCTAAAGATATGAGAGATATGCTTTATTCCGGAGATGCGACTATGATGATAGTTAAGTTGAAGGAAGGTACAGCAGATGAGCTTACTATGAAAGCTGTAGATACTATCAGAGGTATTACAGGTAGACAGGCATTTTTAAGTGGAATGTCAGGAATTATAAAAGATACAAAAGATTTATCAGATAAAGAAATGCCACTTTATGTTGTAGCTGCCGGAATACTTACAATGATAGTTTTACTCTTAACTATGGAATATACAGCGATTCCATTTGTATTCCTTACAAATATTGCAATAGCGATAATTTATAACTTTGGAACTAATATAATCTTTGGAGAAATATCATATATAACAAAAGCGTTGTGTGCAATACTACAGCTAGGAGTTACAATGGACTATTCAATATTCCTACTTCATAGATATGATGAAGAGCTATTGAATACAGACAATAGAGAAGAGGCAATGGCAAATGCAATAACCAATACATTTACATCTATATCAGGAAGTTCACTTACAACAGTTGCTGGATTTATAGCATTATGTGCAATGGACTTAGCACTAGGTAAAGATATAGGTATAGTAATGGCAAAAGGGGTTGTACTTGGAGTTTTAACTACTGTTACAGTACTTCCAGCTTTAATACTTACATTTGACAAGATTATACACAACCATAGACATAAAACAATTCTTACAAGTTTTGAAAAGACTTCAGATTTTGTAATTAGAAATTATAAAAAACTTACAGTTTTATTTTTAGTTTTAATGATACCAGCGATATACGGAAACAATAATGCGAAGGTATACTACAATCTAGATGAAACATTACCAGATGATTTACCTTCAATAGTAGCAACAAACAAAATGAAAAAAGACTTTGATATGAATAGTACAGATATGATATTTGTAAAAGATAGTTTAGATTCATATAAAGTTGACCAGATGGTAAGTGAAATAGAAAAAGTAGATGGTGTTAACTCTGTAGTAGCACTTGAAAAAGTAGTTGGTTCTGGATTTGTTCAGGATATAATACCAGATAGTATGCTTTCTGAAGTAAAAGCTGGTGGATATGAACAGATAATGATCAACTCAAAATACAGAGCAGCTACAAAGGAATGTGGTGCTCAGATAAGAGAATTAAATAAAATAGTTAAAAAATACGATCCAGATGGACTTATAGGTGGTGAAGCACCTTTAACAGAAGACTTAATAAGAATTGCCGATACAGATTTTAAAAAGGTAAGTGCGGTTTCTATAATAGCAATATTTGCGATAATAGCATTTGTATTTAAGTCTGCATCAATACCAGTTTTACTAGTTGCGGCAATTGAAGGTGCGATATTTGCTAACTTAGGTATTCCATATTATACAGGAACAGTTCTTCCATTTATAGCATCTATAGTTCTTGGAACAATACAGCTAGGAGCTACAGTTGACTACGCTATACTACTTACTTCTAGATTTAAAGAAGAACTAGGAAATGGATACGATAAATATGAAGCTATGAAAATAGCAATACAGAAATGTGGACGCTCAATAGTAACAAGTGGATTCTCATTCTTCAGTTCAACAATAGGTGTTGGTATAATATCTAAACTAGAAATGATAAGTTCACTTTGTTCTTTAATGGCTAGAGGAGCAATAATAAGTATGTTCGTAATACTATTTATGCTACCAGGATTATTATTAATAAGCGAAAAATTAATAGAAAAAACATCAAAAGATTTCATTCCTAAAAATTAG
- a CDS encoding lytic transglycosylase domain-containing protein produces MKNKSSIKVILVLILFSIIFIGFNFKSIEEMFYPRRYSEYVQKYSKEYNIDEYLVYSVIKAESKFIPDAQSHKGAKGLMQISDTTAKWAEKEIGIDSKKIFEPETNIKAGCWYLARLYKEFGKRDLVIAAYNGGSGNVRKWLEDEEYSKDGVNLHDIPFEETLKYVDKVNNNYSMYKKIYCGKEAK; encoded by the coding sequence TTGAAAAATAAAAGCAGCATAAAAGTGATTTTAGTTTTGATTTTATTCTCAATAATTTTTATTGGATTTAATTTTAAATCGATTGAAGAAATGTTTTATCCTAGAAGATACAGTGAATACGTTCAAAAGTATTCAAAAGAGTACAATATAGATGAATATTTAGTATATAGTGTTATAAAGGCTGAGAGTAAATTTATTCCAGATGCACAGTCACATAAAGGAGCTAAAGGGCTTATGCAAATAAGTGACACTACAGCTAAATGGGCGGAAAAAGAAATTGGAATAGATAGTAAAAAGATATTTGAGCCTGAAACAAATATAAAGGCAGGATGTTGGTATTTAGCTAGACTTTATAAAGAGTTTGGCAAGAGAGATTTAGTCATAGCAGCCTATAATGGTGGATCAGGAAATGTTCGAAAATGGCTAGAAGATGAGGAATATAGTAAGGATGGAGTAAATCTTCATGACATTCCTTTTGAAGAAACATTAAAATACGTGGATAAGGTAAATAATAATTATTCAATGTATAAAAAAATATACTGCGGGAAGGAAGCAAAATAA
- the polA gene encoding DNA polymerase I: MNKRLIIIDGNSIINRAFYALPQTMDNKEGLHTNAIYGFTTMLFKMIEIYEPTHISVAFDRKAPTFRHKEYSKYKAGRKKMPQELFEQMQPLKDLLDAFKIERFEIDGYEADDIIGTISKAAEEDGFEVFIVTGDKDAIQLASNKTTTLITKKGVADVEEYNYDSVIEKYEMTPTQFIDLKGLMGDKSDNIPGVPGVGEKTGIKLIKQFGSIENLVEHTDELKGSIKKKIEENKEEAIHSKWLATIVRDVPIEFDLDKMVFGDYKVEDVIEKFQFFKFTSLIKKVMDMSGESAIAEESDSKMDVNYDVDSKEIISLINEKGEFALKVVTKVGNILEKNIICMYITLDGDKVFCVSEERIMDFKAVLESKDIKKYGYNMKEDYVALMPYEIALKGMSFDIAIAEYLIDSTSTNTSECGAIAMKYLMKSVKSKEELLGKGVKAKKFEDLTKEELSGYISSILNTVVNAMPKMKEEIESTKIEKLFDDVEMPLVEVLGNMEYTGIKVDKEMLDELGKEFTKIISSLEEEIYGYAGEEFNINSPKQLGVILFEKLELPVIKKTKTGYSTNAEVLEKLKDKHPIIDKIGEYRQIVKLNSTYVEGLTALINPIDGRIHSTFNQTITTTGRISSTEPNLQNIPVRMEIGRRLRAVFVSDDEKRLVDADYSQVELRVLAHMSGDQNMIDAFKHGEDIHRKTASQVFNVPVEEVTSELRSAAKAVNFGIIYGKTDFGLSEDLNIPVPQAKQYIESYFAKYEKIKEFMDNIIETAEKDGYSQTMFNRRRYIPEIKSKNFMERNRGKRAAMNAPIQGSAADIIKIAMVNVFRRLEKEELRSKLILQVHDELIVETPIDELEKVEKIVREEMENAVDMKVALTVDLNTGVSWYETK, encoded by the coding sequence TTGAATAAAAGACTCATCATAATAGATGGAAACTCGATAATAAATAGAGCATTTTACGCTCTTCCACAGACAATGGACAATAAAGAAGGACTTCATACAAATGCAATATATGGTTTTACAACAATGTTGTTCAAAATGATAGAAATATATGAGCCAACTCATATAAGCGTTGCATTTGATAGAAAGGCTCCTACATTTAGACATAAAGAATACAGCAAATATAAAGCTGGAAGAAAAAAAATGCCTCAGGAGCTGTTTGAACAGATGCAGCCATTAAAAGATCTACTAGATGCTTTTAAAATAGAGAGATTTGAAATAGACGGCTATGAAGCAGACGATATAATAGGTACTATATCTAAGGCTGCGGAAGAAGACGGATTTGAAGTATTTATAGTTACAGGAGATAAGGATGCTATACAGTTAGCATCTAATAAGACTACTACACTTATAACTAAAAAAGGTGTAGCAGATGTAGAAGAATATAACTATGATTCAGTAATAGAAAAATACGAAATGACTCCAACACAGTTTATAGATTTAAAAGGACTTATGGGGGATAAATCAGATAATATACCTGGTGTACCTGGAGTAGGTGAAAAAACAGGGATAAAACTTATAAAACAGTTTGGAAGTATAGAAAACTTAGTTGAACATACAGATGAGCTAAAAGGAAGTATTAAGAAAAAAATAGAAGAAAATAAAGAAGAAGCTATACATAGTAAATGGCTAGCTACTATTGTAAGGGATGTTCCGATAGAATTTGACTTAGACAAAATGGTATTTGGAGATTACAAAGTAGAAGATGTTATAGAAAAATTCCAGTTCTTTAAATTTACAAGCCTTATAAAAAAGGTTATGGATATGAGTGGAGAGTCAGCTATAGCCGAAGAAAGTGATAGTAAAATGGATGTAAATTACGATGTAGATTCTAAAGAGATAATATCTCTTATAAATGAAAAAGGAGAATTTGCATTAAAGGTTGTTACTAAAGTTGGAAATATACTAGAAAAAAATATAATATGCATGTATATAACTTTAGATGGAGATAAAGTATTCTGTGTTTCAGAGGAGAGAATAATGGACTTTAAAGCGGTTTTAGAGTCTAAGGATATAAAGAAATATGGATACAATATGAAAGAAGATTATGTAGCCCTTATGCCTTATGAAATAGCTCTAAAAGGCATGTCATTTGATATAGCTATAGCAGAGTACTTAATAGACTCTACATCTACTAATACAAGTGAATGTGGCGCAATAGCAATGAAATATCTTATGAAATCTGTTAAATCTAAAGAAGAGCTACTTGGTAAAGGTGTAAAAGCTAAAAAATTTGAGGATTTAACAAAGGAAGAACTTTCTGGATATATTTCTTCAATTTTAAATACAGTGGTAAATGCTATGCCTAAAATGAAAGAAGAAATAGAAAGTACAAAAATAGAAAAACTTTTCGATGATGTTGAAATGCCCCTTGTAGAAGTACTTGGAAATATGGAATATACAGGTATCAAAGTTGATAAAGAAATGCTTGATGAGCTTGGAAAAGAGTTTACAAAGATAATATCTTCACTAGAAGAAGAAATATACGGATATGCAGGTGAAGAATTCAATATAAATTCTCCAAAACAGCTTGGTGTAATTTTATTTGAAAAATTAGAACTACCTGTAATTAAGAAAACTAAAACAGGATACTCAACTAATGCTGAGGTTCTTGAAAAATTAAAAGATAAACATCCTATTATAGACAAAATAGGTGAATATAGACAGATAGTTAAATTAAATTCTACATATGTTGAGGGATTAACTGCACTTATAAATCCAATAGATGGTAGAATACATTCGACATTTAATCAAACAATAACTACAACAGGAAGAATTTCGTCTACAGAGCCAAATCTACAGAATATACCAGTGAGAATGGAAATTGGTAGAAGACTTAGAGCAGTATTTGTTTCTGATGATGAAAAAAGACTTGTAGATGCCGATTATTCTCAGGTTGAGCTTAGAGTATTAGCTCATATGAGTGGGGACCAGAATATGATAGATGCATTTAAACATGGAGAAGATATACATAGAAAGACTGCGTCTCAGGTGTTTAATGTTCCTGTTGAAGAGGTTACGTCAGAGCTTAGAAGTGCTGCGAAGGCTGTAAACTTCGGAATAATTTATGGTAAAACTGATTTTGGTCTATCTGAAGACTTAAATATACCAGTACCACAGGCAAAACAGTACATAGAAAGTTACTTTGCTAAGTATGAAAAAATAAAGGAATTTATGGATAATATAATTGAAACAGCTGAAAAAGATGGATATTCTCAGACAATGTTCAATAGAAGAAGATATATTCCAGAGATAAAATCTAAAAACTTTATGGAAAGAAATAGAGGAAAAAGAGCTGCTATGAATGCACCTATACAGGGAAGTGCAGCAGATATTATAAAAATAGCTATGGTAAATGTATTTAGAAGATTAGAAAAAGAAGAACTTAGATCAAAACTAATACTTCAGGTACACGATGAGCTTATAGTTGAAACACCAATAGATGAGCTTGAAAAAGTTGAAAAAATAGTTAGAGAAGAAATGGAAAACGCAGTAGATATGAAGGTTGCACTTACTGTTGACTTAAATACTGGCGTTTCTTGGTACGAAACAAAGTAG
- a CDS encoding ABC transporter substrate-binding protein — MKKTKIISVILAVALAVGGCSALKSDKKEAKNSNTKGTYSKEIQLAIQKPNTINPVTNTDESVLNVLNLVYDGLFELNKNYNAIPKLVKNSNMSPDGKQMDIVLKDAKWHDGNPITADDVAFTVSSIRSNKTSPYNYMVQNISDVTVNGEKELTIKFKNNAAFAKENLTFPIISKVQLSGKDINNVDANKVGNGVYKIASYSDREGISLEVNKDYYGDVPKSAMNINVNIVPNEDAVVSTVEALESDMVKADSDNLSRFQNNRFDIMSYEGRDYDAVLINQTNPLLANANFRKAIVSAINRETIIENGYMGNIHSVNIPINSKSRYYESSIKNMEYSTENAAKYMKDIKINKKDKIQETQVNATNKPNNKVNGSGGSNKVNPSKKPSNSGNTGGTSNNTGGSSNSGADANQGSGEQAGGGASGGQSNGGSSGGASGGESAGSGGESGGEARNIETREETRDIVYATEEDKEEFEKIANENSDSVIATNLVRTTNNNQNNNTNNQNNDAANNNQSNNTQNNNATQNKSDVNNKNNKKPKKEENPYYTENEIKSMINSITLKIIVNRENSERVKSANMISENLKTVGIKSEVVLLDSLGMQKSLANRSYDLAVTGWQISSVPNITEIMKAICPNDAGLNERLAKIQGATSEEDIKKIYADIEKYCIDNALFISIGVKDNYMIVNKRLKTNSYMNDYDQYRGIEMVTPSK, encoded by the coding sequence ATGAAAAAAACTAAGATAATTAGTGTTATATTAGCCGTAGCCCTTGCAGTAGGGGGATGTTCGGCTTTAAAAAGTGATAAAAAAGAAGCAAAGAATAGCAATACAAAAGGTACGTATTCTAAGGAAATACAGCTAGCAATACAGAAACCTAACACTATAAATCCAGTTACTAACACAGATGAAAGTGTTTTAAATGTATTAAACTTAGTATACGATGGGCTTTTTGAACTTAATAAAAACTACAATGCTATACCTAAGTTAGTTAAAAATAGTAATATGTCACCAGATGGTAAACAGATGGATATAGTTTTAAAAGATGCAAAATGGCACGATGGAAATCCTATTACTGCAGATGATGTTGCATTTACAGTATCATCAATAAGATCTAATAAGACAAGTCCATATAATTATATGGTACAGAATATATCAGATGTAACAGTAAATGGAGAAAAGGAACTTACAATCAAATTTAAAAATAATGCTGCATTTGCTAAGGAAAATTTAACATTCCCTATAATAAGCAAGGTACAGCTTTCTGGAAAAGATATAAATAATGTTGATGCAAATAAAGTAGGTAATGGTGTCTATAAAATTGCAAGCTATTCAGATAGAGAAGGAATATCTTTAGAAGTAAATAAAGATTACTATGGTGATGTTCCTAAGAGTGCTATGAATATAAATGTAAATATAGTTCCAAATGAGGATGCAGTTGTTTCTACTGTTGAGGCGTTAGAGAGCGATATGGTTAAGGCTGATTCTGATAATCTTAGCCGGTTCCAAAATAACCGGTTTGATATTATGTCGTATGAAGGAAGAGATTACGATGCTGTTTTAATAAATCAAACTAATCCACTTTTAGCAAATGCCAACTTTAGAAAAGCTATAGTTTCAGCTATAAATAGGGAAACTATAATAGAAAATGGATATATGGGTAATATTCACTCTGTAAATATACCTATAAATTCTAAATCTAGATACTATGAAAGTTCTATAAAAAATATGGAATATAGTACAGAAAATGCTGCAAAATATATGAAAGATATAAAAATTAATAAAAAAGATAAAATACAAGAAACACAGGTAAATGCTACAAATAAACCAAACAATAAGGTAAATGGTAGTGGAGGAAGCAATAAAGTTAATCCATCTAAAAAGCCTAGTAATTCTGGAAATACAGGAGGAACTAGTAATAATACAGGTGGTTCTTCTAATAGTGGAGCTGATGCAAATCAGGGATCAGGTGAACAAGCTGGTGGAGGAGCTTCAGGAGGACAGAGTAATGGTGGTTCTAGTGGAGGAGCTTCAGGAGGCGAGTCAGCAGGTTCTGGTGGAGAATCTGGTGGAGAGGCTAGAAATATAGAAACTAGAGAAGAAACTCGCGACATTGTTTATGCAACAGAGGAAGATAAAGAAGAATTTGAAAAAATAGCAAATGAAAACTCTGATTCAGTTATAGCTACAAATCTTGTAAGAACTACTAATAACAACCAGAATAATAATACAAACAATCAAAATAATGATGCAGCTAATAATAATCAGAGTAATAATACTCAAAATAATAATGCTACTCAGAATAAAAGTGATGTTAATAATAAAAACAATAAAAAGCCTAAAAAAGAGGAAAATCCTTATTACACAGAAAATGAAATAAAATCTATGATAAATTCTATAACATTAAAAATAATTGTTAATAGAGAAAATAGCGAAAGAGTTAAGTCTGCAAATATGATATCTGAGAACTTAAAGACTGTTGGAATTAAGTCAGAGGTTGTTCTTTTAGATTCACTTGGTATGCAGAAATCATTAGCTAATAGATCATATGATTTAGCAGTTACAGGATGGCAGATATCTAGTGTACCTAATATAACAGAAATTATGAAGGCTATATGTCCTAATGATGCTGGACTAAACGAGAGATTAGCAAAAATACAGGGAGCAACTAGCGAAGAAGATATTAAAAAGATTTACGCTGATATAGAAAAATATTGCATAGATAACGCATTATTTATAAGTATAGGTGTAAAAGATAATTATATGATTGTAAATAAAAGATTAAAAACTAACTCTTATATGAATGATTATGATCAGTATAGAGGTATAGAAATGGTAACTCCCTCAAAATAA